The Zobellia alginiliquefaciens genome contains a region encoding:
- a CDS encoding alpha/beta fold hydrolase, with amino-acid sequence MSSISIRNNVRLFGNGDRTIILAHGFGCDQAMWRYVIPFLEKHFRVLVFDYVGCGKSDVTSYDDNRYGTLSGYAQDIIEICEELNIEQSIFIGHSVSSMIGVLAYIERPQIFQSMVMICPSSCYLNMDDYYGGFEKNELEDLLEMLDSNYIEWANYLAPVVMKNQERSHLSQELAESFCSMDKSITKNFARVTFFSDNRQDLKKVDIPCLIIQCAEDDIANERVGQFVKDNLPNSKIAYMEASGHCPHMSHPQETIDVLKNELFTEKFLG; translated from the coding sequence TTGTCTTCCATAAGCATCAGAAATAATGTACGATTGTTCGGTAATGGAGACCGAACCATTATTCTTGCCCACGGTTTTGGGTGTGACCAAGCAATGTGGCGCTATGTTATACCCTTTCTAGAAAAACATTTTAGAGTTTTGGTTTTTGATTATGTAGGATGTGGGAAATCTGATGTTACTTCTTATGATGATAATCGATATGGCACTTTATCCGGGTATGCCCAAGATATTATTGAAATTTGTGAGGAACTTAATATTGAACAGTCCATATTTATTGGTCATTCTGTAAGTTCAATGATTGGAGTGTTGGCCTATATTGAAAGGCCACAAATTTTTCAGTCAATGGTAATGATCTGTCCATCCAGTTGCTATTTGAATATGGATGATTATTACGGTGGATTTGAAAAAAACGAATTGGAAGATTTATTGGAAATGCTTGATTCGAATTATATTGAATGGGCAAATTATCTGGCACCGGTAGTCATGAAAAACCAAGAAAGGTCACACCTATCTCAGGAATTGGCCGAAAGCTTTTGCTCTATGGACAAAAGCATCACAAAGAATTTTGCTAGGGTAACTTTTTTTTCTGACAATAGACAGGACTTGAAAAAAGTGGATATTCCTTGCCTTATAATTCAATGCGCGGAAGACGATATAGCAAATGAGAGAGTGGGTCAATTTGTGAAGGATAACTTGCCCAACAGTAAAATTGCCTATATGGAGGCATCGGGCCATTGCCCCCATATGAGTCATCCGCAAGAGACTATTGATGTTCTGAAGAATGAACTTTTTACTGAAAAATTCCTTGGATAA
- a CDS encoding Crp/Fnr family transcriptional regulator: MNEFIAYILQFGNLNQQQIKLVTSKAKEIQLNKDDYFAEAGKVLRQVGFIIDGILRICYYNNKGEEITKIFIEEKHLLYNLKNVPSTEYIQAATDCKLLVFSNSDWKEISDTIMDWENIIQKITNKSLAQKLERVSPLISQDATTRYLEFMRKYPTLLNRIPLSYIASYLGITQQSLSRIRKNIR; the protein is encoded by the coding sequence ATGAACGAATTTATAGCATACATTCTTCAGTTTGGTAATTTAAACCAACAACAAATAAAGCTTGTCACAAGTAAAGCAAAAGAAATACAACTTAACAAAGATGACTATTTTGCTGAAGCAGGAAAAGTTTTAAGGCAAGTCGGTTTTATTATTGACGGCATTCTACGTATCTGCTATTACAACAATAAAGGAGAGGAAATCACCAAAATTTTTATTGAAGAAAAGCACTTGCTTTATAATCTGAAAAATGTACCCTCTACGGAATACATACAGGCTGCAACAGACTGTAAACTACTTGTGTTTTCCAATTCCGATTGGAAAGAAATTTCAGACACTATAATGGATTGGGAAAATATTATCCAAAAAATCACCAACAAATCACTTGCTCAAAAATTGGAAAGAGTTAGTCCACTCATTTCACAGGATGCTACTACACGCTATTTGGAATTTATGAGAAAATATCCAACACTTCTCAATCGAATTCCTTTGTCATACATTGCTTCGTATTTGGGAATCACACAACAATCCTTGAGCAGAATAAGAAAAAATATTCGCTAA
- a CDS encoding alpha/beta fold hydrolase — MASKEGAYSYIQSTKPLTLPYRLNDSPVGLCTWIIEKFNSWSDNNGEMNSVFTKDELPANATLYWITQTIHSSIRMYNENSKNLFRFGENDDIKVSVGFAKFPKELPTPPRSYIEKGFNITHWTEMESGGHFAAMEQPDLLAKDIKEFLNI; from the coding sequence ATGGCTTCAAAAGAAGGTGCCTATTCCTATATTCAAAGTACAAAACCGTTGACTTTGCCCTACAGATTAAATGATTCGCCGGTAGGATTATGTACTTGGATTATTGAAAAGTTTAATTCGTGGAGTGATAACAATGGAGAAATGAATTCTGTTTTTACAAAGGACGAATTACCTGCAAACGCAACACTTTATTGGATTACTCAAACAATTCACTCGTCAATCCGAATGTATAACGAAAATAGTAAAAACCTTTTCCGATTTGGTGAAAACGATGATATAAAAGTTTCTGTTGGATTTGCTAAATTCCCAAAAGAATTACCCACGCCACCACGTTCATACATTGAAAAAGGTTTCAATATAACTCATTGGACTGAAATGGAATCTGGCGGACATTTTGCAGCAATGGAGCAACCAGATTTATTAGCAAAAGATATAAAAGAATTTTTAAACATTTAG
- a CDS encoding SDR family oxidoreductase, which produces MSKSIFITGTSSGLGKATAKLFASKGWTVIATMRKPEKETELTQLPNVHLLKLDITNKKQITEVAEKAESISPINVLINNAAYGLMGAFEGTTDEQLEQQINTNFLGTILVTKALLPYFRARKSGTILTVTSSTANIPYPFVSVYAGTKSALETWTEAMSYELNQFGINIKTVVPAYMQTNFGSNAQMVSHQDYQVVFNKYITAMKADSSTKRDLPEDIANVVYQAITDDKKQLHYTAGNLSTTEYEWLKKDGIEKVMDTMNKRFFEHE; this is translated from the coding sequence ATGAGCAAATCAATTTTCATCACAGGAACTTCGTCAGGATTGGGAAAAGCGACCGCCAAATTGTTCGCCTCAAAAGGTTGGACCGTAATTGCTACAATGCGAAAGCCCGAAAAAGAAACAGAACTTACACAGTTGCCAAACGTACATCTCTTAAAATTAGATATAACCAATAAAAAGCAAATTACTGAAGTGGCTGAAAAAGCAGAAAGCATAAGCCCAATAAACGTACTAATCAACAATGCGGCGTATGGACTTATGGGTGCTTTTGAAGGAACTACCGACGAACAATTAGAACAACAAATCAACACCAATTTTTTAGGGACAATACTTGTTACCAAGGCACTGCTTCCCTATTTCAGAGCAAGAAAAAGCGGAACAATTCTTACGGTAACATCTTCAACAGCGAATATTCCCTATCCGTTTGTATCAGTTTATGCAGGCACAAAGTCGGCATTAGAAACGTGGACAGAAGCAATGAGTTATGAACTAAATCAATTTGGAATAAATATCAAAACGGTCGTGCCAGCCTATATGCAAACCAATTTTGGAAGTAATGCACAAATGGTTTCTCATCAAGATTACCAAGTAGTTTTCAATAAATACATTACAGCAATGAAAGCTGACTCTTCAACAAAACGAGACTTGCCCGAAGACATCGCTAACGTTGTTTACCAAGCAATTACAGATGATAAAAAACAATTACATTATACCGCAGGTAACCTTTCGACAACAGAATATGAATGGTTGAAAAAAGACGGAATAGAAAAAGTAATGGACACAATGAACAAACGATTTTTTGAGCACGAATAA
- a CDS encoding sulfatase family protein encodes MKSKARTIVIFSFLGLLCAPLWSQNTEKPNIVIIYTDDQGYGDVRALNPDAKFSTPNIDKIANEGIIFTDGHSSDAVCTPSRYSLLTGRYSWRTDLKKGVLRADGPCLIEEGRTTIGSLLQKNGYNTAMVGKWHLQMEFEGSLGKNRDWSKPFTQGPIEKGFDYFYGIPASMNYGILTYLENDSVLEAPTLWTKKKLDVTPRTYRMTSPYDTIREGKGNWVEVAPGFNDEYVLEHFADKAVAYINENANKKKPFFLYLPLNSPHLPHSTHPDFQGRSDAGNYGAFVEETDYRVGQVLNALKENGIEENTLVIFSSDNGAETNYVYQRDTFGHYSSLNFKGGKRDIYEGGHRVPYLMRWPKMIKPGSKTDVTVCQTDYLATIADIVNQPLRDDEAEDSFSLLPILKDENADTITHGPVIHHSVQGFFAIRDGDWKLNFVRGSGGSLRPILIEPKSGEPKFELYNLANDPSETTNLFLEKPEIVEQLTQKFAKIIKNGRSTPGAQQDYIDENWPEDTMIYSE; translated from the coding sequence ATGAAAAGCAAAGCAAGAACGATTGTGATCTTCTCTTTTCTTGGTCTATTGTGCGCTCCTTTGTGGAGCCAGAATACAGAAAAGCCGAATATAGTAATTATTTATACGGATGACCAAGGATATGGCGATGTACGTGCCCTGAATCCCGATGCAAAATTCAGTACCCCGAATATTGACAAAATAGCTAATGAAGGTATCATATTTACCGATGGCCATAGTAGCGATGCAGTTTGTACTCCTTCACGATACTCGTTATTAACGGGAAGGTACAGTTGGCGTACCGATTTGAAAAAAGGCGTACTGAGGGCGGATGGCCCATGTTTAATAGAAGAAGGTCGTACTACGATTGGATCACTTTTGCAAAAAAACGGTTATAATACCGCAATGGTAGGAAAATGGCATCTTCAAATGGAATTCGAAGGCAGTTTGGGTAAAAATAGGGACTGGTCCAAACCTTTTACACAAGGTCCTATTGAGAAAGGGTTCGATTACTTTTACGGTATACCGGCCTCTATGAACTACGGAATATTGACCTATTTAGAGAACGATAGCGTTCTAGAAGCACCTACCTTGTGGACGAAGAAAAAACTGGACGTTACACCAAGAACATACCGAATGACCTCACCATACGACACCATACGTGAAGGAAAAGGAAATTGGGTAGAAGTAGCACCAGGGTTTAATGATGAGTATGTCCTGGAGCATTTTGCGGATAAGGCCGTTGCGTATATTAACGAAAACGCCAATAAGAAAAAACCTTTCTTTCTTTATCTTCCATTGAATAGTCCGCATTTGCCACATAGTACGCATCCAGATTTTCAAGGAAGGAGCGATGCCGGTAACTACGGAGCGTTTGTAGAAGAAACCGATTACAGGGTAGGGCAGGTACTGAACGCCTTAAAGGAAAACGGCATTGAAGAAAATACCTTGGTAATTTTTTCATCCGATAATGGAGCGGAAACCAACTATGTATATCAAAGAGATACTTTTGGGCATTACAGTAGTCTTAATTTTAAAGGAGGAAAACGAGATATTTATGAAGGAGGACATAGAGTGCCTTATCTAATGCGATGGCCTAAAATGATTAAACCGGGAAGTAAAACGGATGTAACGGTATGTCAAACCGATTATCTGGCCACCATTGCCGATATTGTCAATCAGCCATTGAGGGATGACGAGGCAGAAGATAGTTTTAGCTTGTTACCAATTTTAAAGGACGAAAACGCTGATACAATTACCCATGGTCCCGTAATTCACCATTCCGTTCAAGGATTTTTTGCCATACGTGATGGTGACTGGAAGTTAAATTTTGTGAGGGGATCAGGCGGTTCATTGAGGCCAATTTTAATTGAACCTAAGTCTGGCGAACCAAAGTTTGAACTGTATAATTTGGCAAATGATCCTTCTGAAACTACTAATCTTTTTTTAGAAAAACCAGAAATTGTAGAACAATTGACGCAGAAGTTTGCGAAAATTATAAAAAATGGGAGGTCTACCCCAGGGGCACAGCAAGATTATATTGATGAGAATTGGCCAGAAGATACCATGATATATTCTGAATAA
- a CDS encoding urea carboxylase-associated family protein, translating to MQIIPPKSGTSFQLKKEQVLKVTDIEGSQVSDILFFNNSDVKEKLSSGKTMDYEESILLTKGNYLYSNRSNKMVKIIEDTNGRNDFLLAPCDVKTFKHFYNMDGHHPSCFENLYTHLDKFGINKDEIPTAFNIFMNVQFNEKGKISVMPPTSKAGDYICFKAEMDLIVGITACSAKDSNGGSFKPIGYEIL from the coding sequence ATGCAAATAATTCCTCCTAAATCCGGAACATCCTTCCAACTTAAAAAAGAGCAAGTACTCAAAGTTACAGATATTGAAGGCTCGCAAGTTTCAGATATCCTATTTTTTAATAATAGTGATGTCAAAGAAAAACTGTCCTCAGGTAAAACTATGGATTATGAAGAATCTATTCTCTTAACAAAAGGAAATTATCTATATAGCAACCGCAGCAACAAGATGGTTAAAATTATAGAGGACACGAACGGTCGTAATGATTTTTTGTTGGCACCTTGCGATGTAAAAACCTTTAAGCATTTTTATAATATGGATGGTCACCACCCGAGCTGTTTTGAAAATTTATATACCCATTTGGATAAGTTTGGAATTAACAAAGATGAAATCCCTACTGCATTCAACATTTTTATGAATGTACAGTTTAATGAAAAAGGTAAAATCAGCGTGATGCCCCCCACAAGTAAAGCTGGTGATTATATTTGTTTTAAAGCTGAGATGGATTTAATAGTTGGCATTACAGCTTGCTCCGCAAAGGATAGCAACGGTGGTAGCTTTAAACCAATTGGTTATGAAATTTTATAG
- the gntA gene encoding guanitoxin biosynthesis heme-dependent pre-guanitoxin N-hydroxylase GntA, with protein sequence MEILTNKKLEAEAMVREFILDDHPCVMAQSVVADDNLTVCSYDNMGEGAARILIEDLKDYLNDASTDSMKFQTFIAVFNESEFSTEKDFEIALWGLLNNLHKLDDSPWDARTSPDPQSPKFSFSLFSESFYIVGMHPNSSRWARSSPVPMIVFNLHSQFELLRKADRYTRVRDLIRRRDKAYQGSINPMLEDFGTHSEARQYSGRAVGKTWECPFKY encoded by the coding sequence ATGGAAATTTTAACAAATAAAAAATTAGAAGCTGAGGCAATGGTTCGCGAGTTTATCCTTGATGACCACCCGTGTGTAATGGCCCAAAGTGTAGTAGCTGATGATAATCTTACCGTTTGCTCATATGACAATATGGGCGAGGGCGCCGCAAGAATACTTATAGAAGATTTAAAAGATTACCTAAACGATGCTTCCACAGACTCTATGAAGTTTCAAACCTTTATTGCAGTTTTCAATGAAAGCGAGTTTTCTACGGAAAAGGATTTTGAAATCGCCTTATGGGGCTTATTAAATAATTTACATAAATTGGATGACTCACCTTGGGACGCAAGAACAAGTCCGGACCCTCAATCTCCCAAGTTTAGTTTTAGTCTATTTTCCGAATCATTTTATATTGTTGGCATGCACCCTAATTCTTCCAGATGGGCACGTTCATCACCCGTACCAATGATCGTATTTAACCTTCATAGCCAGTTTGAACTGTTAAGGAAGGCAGATAGGTACACACGTGTTAGAGATTTAATAAGAAGAAGAGATAAGGCATACCAGGGATCTATAAACCCCATGTTGGAAGATTTTGGCACTCATAGTGAAGCTAGACAATATAGTGGTAGAGCTGTTGGCAAAACTTGGGAATGTCCTTTTAAATATTAA
- a CDS encoding PAS domain S-box protein, with amino-acid sequence MPDFDLLPSGVICLNLKETIVNVNPYILKKLGYKLEELKNNSINSLLSPGSRILYKTHFYPILVGKNIVHEIVLSLAGKDGTKHPFLFNMSMDASGILITGLFLNKRSDFESGLIEAKNAAETALLKNKELMLAQKELGKVQKELENQLQEERTTNKELRILNKMISHDLQEPLRKIQLFASKTLSKPTGEISGEVIQRNLNRIIDIANEGHSLTKRLQLFSELEYYPLRKAHLDLVGVIELTKKHSTLSQYGFNYDLEINSLYGDENKVNVLFTELFNLIGRLIGPYGVKSVNIASVASTVEAIEDVPSSANRKELIIRLMADPEVQNGDALRMMDRGGGHRLLGVSLDNAFCEKITSLHGGSFNLEILGPGKISIEIVLPYVSL; translated from the coding sequence ATGCCAGACTTTGATTTGTTGCCATCCGGGGTAATTTGCTTAAATCTTAAGGAAACAATAGTTAATGTAAACCCATATATACTTAAAAAATTAGGCTATAAACTGGAAGAACTGAAGAATAACAGCATCAATTCACTTTTAAGCCCAGGTAGTAGAATCCTTTATAAAACTCATTTTTACCCCATTCTAGTGGGGAAGAATATAGTTCATGAAATAGTGTTAAGTCTTGCAGGAAAAGACGGAACTAAACATCCTTTTCTTTTTAATATGTCAATGGATGCTAGTGGCATCCTTATCACGGGACTATTCCTAAATAAGAGAAGTGATTTCGAGAGTGGGCTTATTGAAGCTAAAAATGCAGCGGAAACCGCCTTGTTGAAAAACAAGGAATTAATGTTGGCTCAAAAAGAACTTGGTAAGGTTCAAAAGGAACTTGAAAACCAATTACAAGAGGAAAGGACAACCAATAAAGAATTGCGTATACTGAACAAAATGATTTCTCACGATTTGCAAGAACCTCTACGGAAAATTCAGCTTTTTGCCAGTAAAACCCTCTCAAAACCTACGGGTGAAATCAGTGGGGAAGTTATACAGCGCAACCTGAATAGGATTATAGATATAGCAAACGAGGGACACTCATTGACCAAACGGCTACAGCTATTTAGTGAGCTTGAATATTATCCATTAAGGAAGGCTCATCTAGATTTGGTGGGTGTTATAGAATTGACAAAGAAACATAGCACCTTATCTCAATATGGTTTTAATTATGATTTGGAAATTAATTCGCTTTATGGAGATGAGAATAAGGTAAATGTATTATTTACGGAATTGTTTAATCTCATTGGCCGGCTAATAGGTCCGTATGGAGTGAAGTCCGTGAATATAGCATCTGTAGCTTCGACAGTAGAGGCAATTGAAGACGTACCAAGTTCCGCTAACAGAAAGGAATTGATAATTAGGCTTATGGCAGATCCCGAAGTACAAAATGGGGATGCCTTAAGGATGATGGATAGGGGTGGTGGCCATCGCCTATTAGGTGTTAGCTTGGATAACGCTTTCTGTGAGAAAATAACATCTCTACATGGAGGCTCGTTTAACTTGGAAATCCTAGGTCCCGGAAAAATTAGTATAGAGATAGTACTTCCCTATGTATCTCTTTAG
- a CDS encoding SemiSWEET family sugar transporter produces MTSTETIGLLAGLFTTIAVIPQIAKAIKSGDVGSISPFFFIILIIGVGLWTAYGILKEDWPIIITNGISFSLNVTMLFIYYSKN; encoded by the coding sequence ATGACCTCTACTGAAACTATTGGCTTATTAGCTGGCTTGTTTACTACAATTGCTGTTATTCCGCAAATTGCAAAAGCTATTAAATCTGGTGACGTAGGTAGCATAAGTCCATTTTTTTTTATCATCCTGATAATTGGTGTAGGTCTTTGGACGGCATATGGAATCTTAAAAGAAGATTGGCCCATTATTATTACTAATGGTATATCGTTTTCTCTAAATGTTACAATGTTATTTATTTACTATAGCAAAAATTAA
- a CDS encoding sulfatase: MNLSVSHNLLRKSLLLFFIYIFQSCKPAKTDYPKDTKPNIVLINIDDLGYKDVGFMGSQYYETPNLDALAAEGMVFYNAYAGAANCAPSRACLISGLNTPRHGVYTVSPSDRGNVKTRKLVPIKNTDHLNDTIYTLPEMLKSAGYVTGSFGKWHVGHNPSTQGIDINVGGSAKGNPGKGGYFSPYKVDHITNGEKGEYLTDRLTNEAIEYIEKYKDTTFFLYMPYYTVHTPIMGKESLVTKFKAKKSSNGQNRPDYAAMVYAMDQNVGKLLDVLKSHGLEQNTLVIFTSDNGGIRAISEQTPLRAGKGSYYEGGIRVPLIIKWPEKIKPKSTSVHIISNLDIYPTLQNIVEPKIKAGALDGIDLIPILVKNDSVKRNLYFHFPIYLQKYNELKDQGRDPLFRTRPGSVIISGDWKLHEYFEDSVLELYHLSSDIGEKINLAQQNPKKVEQLYEDLKKWRERTKAPVPFEKNKDYIQN, from the coding sequence ATGAACCTTTCCGTTAGCCACAACCTACTCAGAAAATCACTACTACTATTTTTCATATACATATTTCAAAGCTGTAAACCTGCTAAAACCGACTACCCAAAGGATACAAAACCAAACATAGTTCTAATTAACATAGATGATCTTGGGTATAAGGACGTTGGCTTTATGGGAAGCCAATATTATGAAACACCAAATTTAGACGCACTGGCTGCAGAAGGTATGGTGTTCTATAATGCATATGCCGGGGCTGCAAATTGCGCTCCTAGCAGAGCGTGTTTAATATCTGGTCTAAATACACCCAGACATGGAGTCTATACGGTCAGTCCTTCTGACAGGGGCAACGTAAAAACTAGAAAGCTCGTTCCTATAAAAAACACCGACCATTTAAACGATACTATTTATACGTTACCGGAAATGCTAAAATCAGCAGGTTATGTTACCGGTAGTTTTGGCAAATGGCATGTAGGGCATAATCCCAGCACTCAAGGAATTGATATTAACGTAGGCGGAAGCGCAAAGGGCAACCCCGGCAAAGGAGGTTATTTCTCTCCGTACAAAGTAGACCATATAACCAATGGAGAGAAGGGAGAATACTTAACGGATAGACTCACTAATGAAGCCATTGAGTACATAGAGAAATACAAAGACACCACTTTTTTTCTATATATGCCGTATTACACGGTACATACCCCAATAATGGGGAAAGAATCACTTGTTACCAAGTTTAAAGCGAAAAAAAGTAGTAATGGACAAAACAGACCTGATTATGCTGCAATGGTTTATGCTATGGACCAGAATGTGGGTAAATTATTAGATGTACTAAAATCGCATGGTTTGGAACAAAATACGCTTGTTATTTTCACTTCGGACAATGGCGGCATTAGAGCTATATCCGAACAAACACCTTTAAGGGCAGGAAAAGGCTCGTACTACGAAGGTGGTATTCGTGTTCCCTTGATCATAAAATGGCCGGAGAAAATCAAGCCCAAATCTACTTCAGTCCATATAATCAGCAACTTAGACATTTATCCTACGCTACAAAATATTGTTGAACCAAAGATTAAAGCAGGAGCTCTTGATGGCATTGACCTTATCCCCATATTAGTAAAAAATGATTCGGTTAAGCGCAATCTTTATTTTCATTTTCCTATATATCTTCAGAAATACAACGAGTTGAAAGACCAAGGCAGGGACCCACTCTTCAGAACTCGTCCTGGATCCGTCATAATTTCAGGAGACTGGAAACTTCATGAATATTTTGAGGACAGCGTTTTGGAGCTATATCATTTAAGTTCCGATATAGGTGAAAAAATCAACTTGGCACAACAAAACCCTAAAAAAGTAGAACAACTGTACGAAGACTTAAAGAAATGGCGCGAACGCACCAAAGCACCTGTACCATTTGAAAAAAACAAAGATTATATTCAAAATTAA